Proteins encoded in a region of the Bacteroidales bacterium genome:
- a CDS encoding EutN/CcmL family microcompartment protein — protein MKLGKVLGRVVSTVKVDSFEGLTLLLIQPVNEKKENTGDPIVAVDTIHSNIGQVIYYETSKEASMVIDFMNPCDAAIVGIVDEINLEDEK, from the coding sequence ATGAAGCTCGGCAAAGTATTAGGAAGAGTTGTAAGTACGGTTAAAGTTGATTCTTTTGAAGGATTAACACTACTTCTTATTCAACCTGTAAACGAAAAAAAAGAAAACACCGGAGACCCGATTGTTGCTGTTGACACAATTCATTCAAATATAGGACAGGTTATTTATTATGAAACCAGCAAAGAAGCAAGTATGGTAATTGACTTTATGAATCCGTGTGATGCTGCTATAGTGGGGATTGTTGATGAAATAAATTTGGAGGACGAAAAATGA